One Coccinella septempunctata chromosome 1, icCocSept1.1, whole genome shotgun sequence DNA window includes the following coding sequences:
- the LOC123316904 gene encoding trypsin-1 isoform X2, with product MKQIMYILFADIECGQHKTVRNAKIVGGEDAEKAEFPWLVSITRRGGHFCGGTLISNRFVLTAGHCLCTGIGLDLLRATSIKITLSQHDLSEKSEDAYERTIKKVTVHPDYACNKPNNDIAILELGEKLVWSGSVSPACLPVSSSGLEDYTVDNLLATVAGWGWTNELSSKGGRAKVLQKARVNVIENKQCQAWYKSQGKKTKIQLTQICAGHEQGGIDACWADSGGPLMVGSGSPNQMVVVGVVSTGIGCARPFLPGLYTRVSEYIPWIKKVINY from the exons ATGAAGCAGATAATGTACATACTAT TTGCTGACATCGAGTGTGGCCAACACAAAACAGTCAGAAATGCGAAAATAGTTGGTGGTGAAGACGCAGAAAAAGCGGAGTTTCCTTGGTTGGTCTCTATAACCCGAAGAGGTGGTCACTTCTGTGGAGGTACCTTAATCAGCAACAGATTTGTTTTAACTGCTGGACATTGTCTTTGCAC GGGCATTGGTCTTGATCTTCTGAGAGCAACGAGCATCAAAATAACCCTATCCCAGCACGACCTCTCCGAGAAATCCGAAGATGCCTACGAAAGAACCATCAAGAAAGTCACGGTGCATCCGGACTACGCGTGCAATAAACCAAACAACGACATCGCCATTCTGGAGCTTGGTGAGAAACTTGTTTGGTCCGGCAGCGTGTCCCCAGCTTGCCTTCCGGTTTCCAGTAGCGGACTCGAAGATTACACCGTAGATAACTTGCTGGCTACCGTAGCCGGCTGGGGTTGGACCAACGAATTGAGTTCGAAGG gaGGACGAGCCAAAGTTCTGCAAAAGGCTAGAGTGAATGTTATTGAGAACAAACAGTGCCAAGCGTGGTACAAGTCCCAGGGGAAAAAGACAAAAATCCAGTTGACCCAAATCTGTGCCGGACATGAACAAGGTGGCATTGACGCTTGCTGG GCTGACAGTGGTGGTCCCCTCATGGTTGGTTCTGGCAGTCCCAACCAGATGGTTGTGGTAGGAGTGGTATCAACCGGAATCGGCTGTGCTAGACCATTCCTTCCGGGACTGTACACCAGAGTTTCCGAGTACATACCCTGGATCAAGAAAGTGATAAATTATTGA
- the LOC123316904 gene encoding trypsin-1 isoform X1, giving the protein MQIGHWILMLNIGGIFAYTNFADIECGQHKTVRNAKIVGGEDAEKAEFPWLVSITRRGGHFCGGTLISNRFVLTAGHCLCTGIGLDLLRATSIKITLSQHDLSEKSEDAYERTIKKVTVHPDYACNKPNNDIAILELGEKLVWSGSVSPACLPVSSSGLEDYTVDNLLATVAGWGWTNELSSKGGRAKVLQKARVNVIENKQCQAWYKSQGKKTKIQLTQICAGHEQGGIDACWADSGGPLMVGSGSPNQMVVVGVVSTGIGCARPFLPGLYTRVSEYIPWIKKVINY; this is encoded by the exons ATGCAGATTGGACACTGGATTCTGATGCTGAATATTGGAGGGATTTTTGCCTATACTAACT TTGCTGACATCGAGTGTGGCCAACACAAAACAGTCAGAAATGCGAAAATAGTTGGTGGTGAAGACGCAGAAAAAGCGGAGTTTCCTTGGTTGGTCTCTATAACCCGAAGAGGTGGTCACTTCTGTGGAGGTACCTTAATCAGCAACAGATTTGTTTTAACTGCTGGACATTGTCTTTGCAC GGGCATTGGTCTTGATCTTCTGAGAGCAACGAGCATCAAAATAACCCTATCCCAGCACGACCTCTCCGAGAAATCCGAAGATGCCTACGAAAGAACCATCAAGAAAGTCACGGTGCATCCGGACTACGCGTGCAATAAACCAAACAACGACATCGCCATTCTGGAGCTTGGTGAGAAACTTGTTTGGTCCGGCAGCGTGTCCCCAGCTTGCCTTCCGGTTTCCAGTAGCGGACTCGAAGATTACACCGTAGATAACTTGCTGGCTACCGTAGCCGGCTGGGGTTGGACCAACGAATTGAGTTCGAAGG gaGGACGAGCCAAAGTTCTGCAAAAGGCTAGAGTGAATGTTATTGAGAACAAACAGTGCCAAGCGTGGTACAAGTCCCAGGGGAAAAAGACAAAAATCCAGTTGACCCAAATCTGTGCCGGACATGAACAAGGTGGCATTGACGCTTGCTGG GCTGACAGTGGTGGTCCCCTCATGGTTGGTTCTGGCAGTCCCAACCAGATGGTTGTGGTAGGAGTGGTATCAACCGGAATCGGCTGTGCTAGACCATTCCTTCCGGGACTGTACACCAGAGTTTCCGAGTACATACCCTGGATCAAGAAAGTGATAAATTATTGA